Within the Maribacter sp. BPC-D8 genome, the region CTTATTTCAGAATAAGATTCTGATGGTACAAGATACAAGATAACTACAGGAAGTAAAAACATATTTGTTGTATGGCATAAAAATAATTACCTGAATTCATTTATTAACAGATATCGATTAAACCAAAAGCAAAAAATAATGTCATACTTCTATATTTAATTATAGAAAATGAAAAGATTTAATTGGTTTATAGCATTTGCAATTGTTTTTATGGGCGTGACCATACAAGCACAAGATTTTCAAGGTAAAGCAGTATACCAGAGTAAAACTCAGGTAAACTTTGATTTTGGGAATAGAAATATACCAGAAGATAGAAAGAAAGCTATGATGGAGCGTATAAAAAAGGCTAATGAAAAATCTTTTGTGCTCACTTTTGATAAAGCAGCATCTTTTTATAAGGAGGAAGAAAAACTGGAACAACCAGGTGAAAGAGGTGGCGGTCGTGGTCCACGTTTTGGTGGAATGGCTGGTACTGATGGCGATTTATATAAGGATATAAAAGATCAGCGGTATTTGACAAAGAATGAATTGCTAGGTAAAATTTTCTTGATCGATGATGAATTAGAAGCCTTAGCGTGGAAAATGGGTAGCGAATCTAAGAAAATAGGTAATTATACTGCTTTTAAGGCAACAGCTACAAAGACTATTAAACGACCAAATATGAGTGCTATTTTCAGAAGACCGGGTAGGGGTGAGGAAAATAAAGAAGAGGAGAATAAAGAAGACGAATTCACTATTAAAGAAGTGGAGATAGTAGCATGGTATACACCTGAAATTCCAATAAATCAAGGTCCAGGATTGTATTGGGGACTACCAGGTTTAATACTCGCTGTAAACGATGATATTACAACTATTGTTTGTTCTGAAATTACGATGAACCCGTCAGAGAAAATGGAAATAAAAGCACCAAGTAAAGGCAAGAAAGTAACGCAGGCAGAATATGATGAAATCTCTCAAGAGAAGATGAAAGAAATGCGTGAAAATTTTGGAAACCGTGGCGGTCGTGGTGGCGGTAGACCAAACTAAAATAGTACTTCATAATTCATTCTTTTTTATAGCAATCACATGAAAAATAAAGTGCTTTTTGCCCTATTACTACTAGTGGTAACTATTGGTTCGGCTCAAGAAATATCGTTATCAGGTACCGTAAAAGACAGCTTAGGCGTTGGTGTGGATATGGCAAATGTTATTGCTATAAATACTGCAACACAAGGATTAGAATCTTACGGAATTACCAATCATGCGGGACTCTTTAAACTGAAATTGAAAACAGGGGAGCAGTATACGGTAAAAGTGACTTACCTCGGTTTTAAACCAGAATCGTTCACATTTACTGCCGGCGAGCAAGATGCCGTAAAAGATATTGTAATGCAAGAGCAAGCGGCACAATTAGATGAGGTAGATGTTACCTATGAAATGCCGGTTTCGGTAAAGGGTGATACCATAGTGTATGATACAGATGCCTTTGTTTCTGGTACAGAGAAGAAGTTGAAAGACGTTTTAGAAAACCTTCCGGGTATTGAGATAAACGATGATGGTCAAATAGAAGTAGAGGGTAAGACCGTGAGTAAGATCATGGTAGAAGGTAAAGATTTTTTCGATGGCGATACGAAGTTGGCGGTAGAGAATATCCCGGCGAATGCCTTAAGTAAAGTTGAGGTGTTGCGTAATTTTAATGAAGTTTCCCAAATGAAAGGATTGACTAATGACGATGACAATGTAGCATTGAACATTAGGTTGAAAGAGGGGAAAAAGAACTTTTGGTTTGGAGAAATAACGGCAGGTTATGGTCCTGATGATAGGTATCTAGCGCACCCAAAGTTATTTTATTACAGTCCTAAATACAGCATAAATATCATCACCGATTTAAATAATATTGGTGAAGTACCTTTTACCCGTAGCGATTATAGAAACTTTACAGGCGGATTCAGAAATTTGAATTCCAGGGGAGGTAGTTCCATTTCTACAGGTGCAGATGCATTAGGGCTTTCTTCGGCACAGAATAATAGGGCAAATGATATTGACACCAAATTTGCAGCGGCTAATTTTAGTTATGCTCCCATGGAAGGGTTGGATTTAAGCGGATTCGGTATTTATTCATACACAGGTACATTGATGAAATCTGAAGGAACCACATCATATATTGCCAGTAATGATATAGAGAGCACAACCACGAATACAGATCAGACCGTACATTTAGGTTTGGCAAAATTGAGTGCCAAATACAAACCTAATGAAGATTTTCAGTTAGATTTTGATGCACTGCTAAAACAATCTGATGATAATGAAGCGGTAGATGTACTTTCTATTTCTTCTATTACCGATCAAATAGCAGAGGTAAAAAAGCAGAAACCCTTATCAGTAAATCAGAATTTAAATATCTACTACACCTTAAACGAGAAGAACATTTTTGCGGTAGAAGCCCAATATTTATATACTGATGAAGATCCTTTTTATGAAGCAATACGAAACGAATTTGCTTTTGTAGATATTTTCCCTGTAGATGAAAATCAAGATGTATATAATATCAATCAGGCTAAAACAGTAGTAACGAATAAGGTCGATGCTAAAGTAGATTATTATAGAGTGTTGGGTAGCAAAAGCAATATCAATTTAACCTTGGGTACCACACAGAGCAATCAGAATTTTAATTCAAACATATTTCAGATTTTAAATAATGAGTCTGTTTTAAATATGAGCGGCGATGAGTTTGGTAATGAAGTAGGTTTTCATGTTTCAGATATATATACAGGCTTACATTATAAGGTTATTTCGGGCATCTTCACTTTTAACCCTGGTGTTACGCTGCATCAGTTCAATGTTAAGAATGAACAATTAGGTACAGTGGTAGAAGATAATTTAACGTCTCTGCTGCCTGACTTGTATATTAACGCGCAGCTAAAGAAATCAGAGAATCTTCGTTTTAATTATCGTGTAACCCGTTCGTTTACAGATGTCAGTAATTTTGCGCAAGGCTATGTGCTTAATAATTACAATTCGTTGTATAGTGGTAATCGCGATTTAGAAAGTGCATTGAACCATAATGTGTCGCTAAATTTTTTCAGCTTCAATATGTTCAATTTCACCAATATTTTTGCGAACGTAGCGTATACCAAAAGAATAGATGCATTAAAAAGCGGCGTGAATATTATTGGTATCAATAGGGTAAGTAGTACTATCAATTCTAATTTTGATGATGAATCTTTAACCGCAAGCGGAAAATATGAGCGTACTTTCGGTAAAATAAAAGCATCGATACAAGGTAATTTGGGTTGGTCTACTACAAACAACTTGGTTGACAACGCGCAACGAACATCAAATTCTTTGACACAGAATTATAATGCAGCGCTTTCTACTAATTTCAAAGACGCTCCTAATTTAGAACTAGGTTATAGATATACGGTAAACAATTACGAGAATGGAGATTTAGAAACCACATTTTATACGAGCAGGCCTTATGCTCGTTTTGATGCCAGTTTTTTAAAGAACTTCATATTTACGGTAGATTATGATTATTATAATTATAGCGATGGTGCCGATACCATTTCTAATACCTATAGTTTTTTAGAATCTGACCTTACATATCAAAAGAAAGATAGCCGTTGGGAATATGGTGTTAAAGGAACAAACCTATTAAACACTACTACATTAAATAAAGATAGTACCAACGAATTATTCTTTAGTACACAAGCCTATTTTGTACAACCTAGATATCCATTATTGTCTGTGAAGTATGATCTTTAATTCTAGCAGATTTAGAGTAAGAATTATCAATTCTTCTAATTGAGTCAATAAATAACATCATATTAAGAATTGAACAGAACATTTTTTCTATTTTTGCATCTGAATTAAAAAAGTGAGGAGGGATTTGACTGATTGCAACCTCTGTTTTAGCCTTAGGGTATAAAGCGAAAAAAATGCTAAAGCAGTTGATGTTGATATCGCTTCGCATCATACTTCTTTTCGGCATTCATTCAAATCCTTTGAAAAAAAAAGATTGTTATGCCATATTTATTTACATCAGAATCTGTTAGTGAAGGACATCCGGACAAAGTTGCGGATCAAATCAGTGACGCGTTATTAGATAATTTTCTTGCCTTTGATCCAGAAAGTAAAGTTGCTTGTGAGACATTAGTAACTACTGGTCAAGTTGTATTAGCAGGTGAGGTAAAAAGTGATACCTATTTAGATGTACAGAACATTGCCCGTGAAGTCATCAATAAAATAGGATATACAAAAGGAGAATACCAGTTCAGTGGAGATTCTTGCGGAGTAATATCGTTGATACATGAGCAGTCTCAAGATATTAGCCAAGGTGTAGACCGTGGTTCAAAAGAAGAACAAGGTGCTGGTGATCAAGGTATGATGTTCGGTTACGCAACTAGCGAGACTGAGAACTACATGCCATTAGCTTTAGATATATCGCACAAAATTCTGCATACATTGGCAGAAATGCGTCGCGAGAATAGAGAGATTTCTTATCTAAGACCAGATGCAAAAGCACAGGTTACTATAGAATATTCAGATACCAATGAGCCAATACGTATAGATACTATTGTTGTTTCTACACAGCACGATGCTTTTGATGCAGATGATGAAAAAATGTTGGCAAAGATTAAGTCTGACATTATTTCAATTTTGATCCCTAGAGTAAAAGCACAATTGCCTGCAGATACTCAGAAATTATTCGATGATCAGATCAAGTATCATATTAACCCAACAGGGAAGTTTGTAATCGGTGGTCCGCATGGCGATACCGGTTTAACAGGTCGTAAGATTATTGTTGATACGTATGGTGGTAAAGGAGCTCACGGTGGTGGTGCTTTTAGTGGTAAAGATCCAAGTAAGGTAGACCGTAGTGCAGCTTATGCAGCACGTCATGCAGCAAAGAATTTAGTAGCTGCAGGTGTAGCAACTGAGATTTTGGTGCAAGTTAGTTATGCGATTGGTGTTGTAGAACCTACATCTATTTATGTAGATACCTACGGTACTTCTAAAGTGGGGTTGAGCGATGGTGATATTGCGAAGAAAGTAGCGCAGTTATTTGATATGAGACCTTTTGCTATTGAAGATCGCCTAAAACTAAGAAACCCAATTTATCTAGAAACCGCAGCATACGGACACATGGGTAAAACTCCCGTAACAGTTACCAAGGTTTTCGAATCTCCATATAATGGTCGTATCGAAAAAGAAGTGGAATTATTCACTTGGGAAAAATTAGATAAAGTAGCAGAGATAAAGTCAGCGTTTAATTTATAACGTCATTGCGAGCAAAGCCAAGCAATCTGTTTATGATGAAATCATATTTCAATATTTCATATTTAGCGCAGTCGATATACATTGCTGTTAGAAAGTATGATTAATGTAGGGTAAGTATTGTCTTTCAAATGATTAGAATATAAGTGCCTCGTGTTTTACGGGGCATTTTTTTGTTTTAAAATTACCTCACAAGCCAATTAACACCCCTTCACAACAACTTAAGATGGTTTGACCACAAAATCTATTTTGTAGGAAAAGGATTACATATATTTGAAGTGTAATAATTAGAGAATCCCAAATCTCACCACCTACAAAGATGAAATATATATTAGTTGTACAAACAAAAAACGGACAGAAACAAGTTCAAGTTGAAGCCCCAAAAGTCAGCTTGATTTTAAATCTGTTTAAGGTATTGAATCTTTGAAAACCTATTAAAGTAATAACTTAACCTACGAATGCCATGTCATTAACCCACAGAATTTCTCTAGCTATTTTGGCTTGCATCATATTACAATCTTGCTCAAAAGAAACCGACCTAATTTCTGAGTATGTTGTTTTAGATGCAGACAAAACCGAATATCGTTCGGTGAAAATCAATCCGGATTTTCAAATTAAAAAAAATAAAGAAACAGTTGCATTGACTCCTTTTTCTGATTAAATTCCAACACACTAAACATTAACTTAATGAAAAAACAATTACTCCAAGAAACTACTGTTCAAGAATATAAAGGAGATTTTTTTTCGGGCATACTTATGCTTGTTAGAAAGTTGTTCATGGTATAATCTTGTTCACAATTGCTTCATAAATGCTATCGTCTGATAGCATTTATGAAACATTTTCCCCTTCTAAATAACACCGTTTATTTTTTAAATTATATTGACTCCGCCTATTAATCTGAATAGCTTAGTTGATAAACTATGACGTAATTTGGCAAACTTCAACTTAGGTATTCCATAGGTCAAAATTTTACTGCGTCTACCTATCCATAAATCTTCAAAAATCGAGTAAACTTTCTTAGCTTTAAGAATTCAAATTCTTAAGACATGCCGAAGATTACCATCAAACATTTTTTCACCTTTATTTTACTAGCTACAGTGCTTGTTTCCTGTAGAAAAACAGCACCTAAAGTAGCAGACGCAGAAGTTTCTGACACCTACGTTGCAGACAATTACACGAAGAAAGAAGTCGATATCACCATGCGTGACGGCATTAAACTGCACACTACGGTGTATTCGCCAAAAGATATTTCAAAAGAATACCCGATTATCATGCAACGAACTCCCTATAGTTCACAACCATACGGAGAAGGTGAATTCAAGACAAAAATTGCTCCGAATATTCACATGATGCAAGATGGCTACATTGTCGTTTATCAAGATGTTCGTGGGCGTTGGTTAAGCGAAGGTCATTATGAGAACATGCGTGCTTTTAATCCCGATAAAAAATCGGAGAAAGATATCGATGAAAGCTCCGATACGTATGATACGATTGACTGGCTGGTAAATAATGTAGAAAACAATAATGGTAATGTGGGTATTTGGGGAATCTCCTATCCTGGTTACTATTCAACATATGCCGTTGTAGATGCACACCCGGCATTAAAAGCAGCTTCGCCACAGGCGAGTATTGCCGATTTCTTTTTTGATGATTTTCACCATAACGGAGCGTATTTGTTAAGTTATTTTAGAGCCACGTCATTATTCGGTACTCCTAGACCAGATGGCGATAAGCCTATTGATACGGCATGGTATACACTACCAGATTTACCGACCGAAGATCAGTACCAGTTCTTTTTAGATGAAGGTCCGCTGAAAAACCTAGATCGCTTCTTTGAATACGAAACTACCGATACGCCACGTATGGCAAAAGAAGGAGTAACCGATGATTATTTCTGGAACGAGCTAAAGCAACATCCTAATTATGATGAAATGTGGCAGAGTAAGGGCTTGATTCAGCACTTGAAAAATGTAAAACCTACAGTTGCCACTATGGTCGTTGCGGGTGAATTTGATGCTGAAGATTTATACGGACCATTAGAAACCTACAAGAATATTGAAAAGTACAATGCCGATAATTACAACACTTTGGTTTTCGGACCATGGGATCACGGCGGATGGGCACGAAGAAAAGGACAAAATATTGTGGGTAATTATTACTTCGGTGATGGTATATCTGAATTCTTTCAAGAGAATATAGAAGCCAAATTCTTTGACCACTTCTTAAAAGGAAATGGAGATAAAAATAGCGGTTTACCGGAAGCATACGTTTTTGATACCGGTAGAAAAGATTGGAAGACTTACGATACGTGGCCACCAGCAGGCGTAGTAAAAAAAGATATGTATTTATCTGCAGATCAAGAACTGACCTTTGATCCAAAAGCGGTTGAAGAGGTGAAGTTTATCAGTGATGTTAAAAAACCGGTTCCTTATTCTGAAGATATTAAAACGGTATTTACACCAAGAAAATACATGACAGACGATCAGCGTTTTGCGGCTCGTCGTGGCGATGTATTGGTGTTTGAAACCGAGGTGATGGAAAATGATATGACCTTGGCGGGTGATATTTTAGCGAAGTTAAAAGTAGCCACTACAGGTACGGCTGCAGATTGGATTGTAAAAATTATCGATGTTCACCCAGCAGATGAACCTGCCTATGAAGGCATGCAAGATCATTTGAAAATGAGTAATTATCATTTAATGGTACGTAGCGAGGTATTGCGTGGTAGATTTAGAAATAGCTTTGCAGAGCCAGAGCCATTTGTAGCGAACCAAAAGACAGACGTTACTATTAAGTTGCAAGATGTGTTCCATACCATTAAAAAAGGACACAAGTTACAAGTGCAAGTACAAAGCACTTGGTTTCCGTTAATAGATTTAAATCCACAGACTTACGTAGATAATATCTTCGAGGCAGATGAAGCAGATTTTAAAACTCAAACGCATACAGTGTTTACAGATTCTAGTATTGAGTTTTCTGTGTTGGAGTAGATAAATGGAAATTGTAGTAATTTACTGTTATCTTAATTTTAAAAAGTAACTATCAAAAAAAATATAAAAGCAGTTTTAACTCTTTTAATTATCATGGTTTGGTTCTTAAATGGTTTGGTATGCAAAGTGTTGAATCTAGTTCCTAGACATCAAGAAATTGTTGCAAGAATTCTTGGTGACGAGTATGCTAGAACAATAACAGTTTTGATTGGTATTTCAGAAATTATGATGGCTGTTTGGGTATTGTCAAAATACAAATCGAAGTTCAATGCGGTTGCACAAATGGTTATTGTTTTAACAATGAATCTATTAGAGTACTATATAGCGCCAGATTTATTGTTTTGGGGAAGAATGAATATCGTATTTGCTTTGTTCT harbors:
- a CDS encoding TonB-dependent receptor — encoded protein: MKNKVLFALLLLVVTIGSAQEISLSGTVKDSLGVGVDMANVIAINTATQGLESYGITNHAGLFKLKLKTGEQYTVKVTYLGFKPESFTFTAGEQDAVKDIVMQEQAAQLDEVDVTYEMPVSVKGDTIVYDTDAFVSGTEKKLKDVLENLPGIEINDDGQIEVEGKTVSKIMVEGKDFFDGDTKLAVENIPANALSKVEVLRNFNEVSQMKGLTNDDDNVALNIRLKEGKKNFWFGEITAGYGPDDRYLAHPKLFYYSPKYSINIITDLNNIGEVPFTRSDYRNFTGGFRNLNSRGGSSISTGADALGLSSAQNNRANDIDTKFAAANFSYAPMEGLDLSGFGIYSYTGTLMKSEGTTSYIASNDIESTTTNTDQTVHLGLAKLSAKYKPNEDFQLDFDALLKQSDDNEAVDVLSISSITDQIAEVKKQKPLSVNQNLNIYYTLNEKNIFAVEAQYLYTDEDPFYEAIRNEFAFVDIFPVDENQDVYNINQAKTVVTNKVDAKVDYYRVLGSKSNINLTLGTTQSNQNFNSNIFQILNNESVLNMSGDEFGNEVGFHVSDIYTGLHYKVISGIFTFNPGVTLHQFNVKNEQLGTVVEDNLTSLLPDLYINAQLKKSENLRFNYRVTRSFTDVSNFAQGYVLNNYNSLYSGNRDLESALNHNVSLNFFSFNMFNFTNIFANVAYTKRIDALKSGVNIIGINRVSSTINSNFDDESLTASGKYERTFGKIKASIQGNLGWSTTNNLVDNAQRTSNSLTQNYNAALSTNFKDAPNLELGYRYTVNNYENGDLETTFYTSRPYARFDASFLKNFIFTVDYDYYNYSDGADTISNTYSFLESDLTYQKKDSRWEYGVKGTNLLNTTTLNKDSTNELFFSTQAYFVQPRYPLLSVKYDL
- a CDS encoding DoxX-like family protein; translated protein: MVWFLNGLVCKVLNLVPRHQEIVARILGDEYARTITVLIGISEIMMAVWVLSKYKSKFNAVAQMVIVLTMNLLEYYIAPDLLFWGRMNIVFALFFVGLVYYNEFILKEHS
- a CDS encoding CocE/NonD family hydrolase; its protein translation is MPKITIKHFFTFILLATVLVSCRKTAPKVADAEVSDTYVADNYTKKEVDITMRDGIKLHTTVYSPKDISKEYPIIMQRTPYSSQPYGEGEFKTKIAPNIHMMQDGYIVVYQDVRGRWLSEGHYENMRAFNPDKKSEKDIDESSDTYDTIDWLVNNVENNNGNVGIWGISYPGYYSTYAVVDAHPALKAASPQASIADFFFDDFHHNGAYLLSYFRATSLFGTPRPDGDKPIDTAWYTLPDLPTEDQYQFFLDEGPLKNLDRFFEYETTDTPRMAKEGVTDDYFWNELKQHPNYDEMWQSKGLIQHLKNVKPTVATMVVAGEFDAEDLYGPLETYKNIEKYNADNYNTLVFGPWDHGGWARRKGQNIVGNYYFGDGISEFFQENIEAKFFDHFLKGNGDKNSGLPEAYVFDTGRKDWKTYDTWPPAGVVKKDMYLSADQELTFDPKAVEEVKFISDVKKPVPYSEDIKTVFTPRKYMTDDQRFAARRGDVLVFETEVMENDMTLAGDILAKLKVATTGTAADWIVKIIDVHPADEPAYEGMQDHLKMSNYHLMVRSEVLRGRFRNSFAEPEPFVANQKTDVTIKLQDVFHTIKKGHKLQVQVQSTWFPLIDLNPQTYVDNIFEADEADFKTQTHTVFTDSSIEFSVLE
- a CDS encoding GLPGLI family protein, encoding MKRFNWFIAFAIVFMGVTIQAQDFQGKAVYQSKTQVNFDFGNRNIPEDRKKAMMERIKKANEKSFVLTFDKAASFYKEEEKLEQPGERGGGRGPRFGGMAGTDGDLYKDIKDQRYLTKNELLGKIFLIDDELEALAWKMGSESKKIGNYTAFKATATKTIKRPNMSAIFRRPGRGEENKEEENKEDEFTIKEVEIVAWYTPEIPINQGPGLYWGLPGLILAVNDDITTIVCSEITMNPSEKMEIKAPSKGKKVTQAEYDEISQEKMKEMRENFGNRGGRGGGRPN
- the metK gene encoding methionine adenosyltransferase, with amino-acid sequence MPYLFTSESVSEGHPDKVADQISDALLDNFLAFDPESKVACETLVTTGQVVLAGEVKSDTYLDVQNIAREVINKIGYTKGEYQFSGDSCGVISLIHEQSQDISQGVDRGSKEEQGAGDQGMMFGYATSETENYMPLALDISHKILHTLAEMRRENREISYLRPDAKAQVTIEYSDTNEPIRIDTIVVSTQHDAFDADDEKMLAKIKSDIISILIPRVKAQLPADTQKLFDDQIKYHINPTGKFVIGGPHGDTGLTGRKIIVDTYGGKGAHGGGAFSGKDPSKVDRSAAYAARHAAKNLVAAGVATEILVQVSYAIGVVEPTSIYVDTYGTSKVGLSDGDIAKKVAQLFDMRPFAIEDRLKLRNPIYLETAAYGHMGKTPVTVTKVFESPYNGRIEKEVELFTWEKLDKVAEIKSAFNL